One window of the Pieris brassicae chromosome 2, ilPieBrab1.1, whole genome shotgun sequence genome contains the following:
- the LOC123720190 gene encoding dynein regulatory complex protein 11 codes for MSSKTYNALICETSEIIGEATQADEAVLEAGAAEKSSFYPLLSELRVRYTVLIRRLDQVYDQIVQPQKRLIVKRLLEACLGRLLEVKHDLVELNLSDYTYDDDEALKRLAVTPMEAEPCVPQYFVREREEEVLERRQFVTDVLRKLGHEPVKPQPLVLTEQQAVVIIQSHERARQGRLRGQFMKEIRLLKEKGRDQKGEMSASAATAIQRVWRGFIARRTTKKRKQQEQLLIGMEMPPYIESKEIQRAEEVKQSRRQLQKERENQYQEALVKIEDQLRAKYGSKINERIGDELRRWISEYYERTGRLPDFPSEDAGGSRTMFSRQGVDSQLSKSSPISSKDSKRSKDSKEKKSNKSEENKNKDKEDAEDPYTFKCTTSVFLKEIINTNEEYEDIWKYRDDEDDHHENHDSEMIEREKIAKIELEIRNSVDEMMRAELELLQAAFDKDRAHKGKKSKKPQKKVRRGGKKNKKKKEKDLTPDRTTESLFEELVSNGIIRPYPIVSIDDFIGEKNFVGCEWRKEGREPSPSLGDIRQLVKEYCILPLGSEYVRTNAPVVRSVLITGPPGSGKRMLINAICSETGAMLFDLTPANIVGKYPGKTGLIMLIHLVMKVSRLLQPAVIWMDDAEKPFVKKIPKTDKTDPKRLKKDLVKIIKGIYPEDRVLFVGTSRTPWDAEQKLLFQCYSKVVQIPRADYGSIALMWRSILHRAGALSQRLDVSCLARVSDSYTIGTLLAALDGVLTTKRRLQLRIRALTAQEVAVQLSTKEPVYAETESAAEAWWLKTPMERRRLKMLQKLQELEQENEEKAAAMK; via the exons ATGTCTTCTAAAACATACAACGCACTTATTTGTGAGACATCTGAGATAATCGGCGAAGCAACTCAAGCAGACGAAGCGGTGCTTGAAGCGGGTGCCGCTGAAAAGTCGTCATTCTATCCGCTGCTATCAGAACTACGAGTAAGATATACGGTTTTAATACGACGATTAGATCAAGTGTATGATCAGATTGTTCAGCCCCAAAAGCGCTTGATAGTCAAGAGGCTGCTGGAAGCATGCTTGGGGAGACTTTTAGAGGTTAAACATGACTTGGTTGAGCTTAACCTTTCGGATTACACGTATGACGATGATGAG GCTTTGAAACGCCTTGCTGTAACTCCCATGGAAGCAGAACCATGTGTGCCGCAGTATTTCGTAAGAGAAAGAGAGGAAGAAGTGTTGGAACGTCGTCAATTTGTCACAGATGTACTCCGCAAACTCGGTCATGAACCTGTGAAGCCACAACCACTGGTTCTAACTGAACAACAGGCGGTTGTGATAATACAGAGCCATGAAAGAGCCCGACAGGGAAGATTGAG aGGGCAATTTATGAAAGAAATTCGTTTACTAAAAGAAAAGGGAAGAGATCAGAAAGGCGAGATGTCTGCTTCAGCAGCTACCGCTATACAGAGAGTGTGGAGGGGTTTCATTGCAAGACGAACAACAAAGAAGAGAAAACAACAAGAACAGTTACTTATTGGCATGGAAATGCCTCCATATATAGAGTCTAAGGAGATTCAAAGAGCAGAGGAG gtCAAACAAAGTCGTCGTCAACTACAAAAAGAGCGAGAGAACCAATACCAGGAAGCACTTGTTAAAATTGAAGATCAGCTGAGAGCAAAATATGGctctaaaataaatgaacgTATTGGAGATGAGTTGAGACGTTGGATCTCTGAGTATTATGAGCGTACTGGACGTCTGCCAGATTTTCCATCAGAAGATGCTGGTGGTAGTCGAACAATGTTTAGTAGACAAG GTGTTGACAGCCAGTTAAGTAAGTCGTCACCAATCTCATCGAAAGACTCAAAAAGAAGTAAAGACAGCAAGGAGAAAAAGAGTAACAAAAgcgaagaaaataaaaataaagacaaaGAGGATGCTGAGGATCCATACACATTTAAATGTACAACTTCTGTATTTTTGAAGGAGATAATAAATACCAATGAAGA atATGAAGATATTTGGAAGTATAGGGACGATGAAGACGATCATCATGAAAACCATGACAGTGAGATGATTGAGCGTGAAAAAATTGCGAAAATTGAACTGGAAATAAGAAACAGTGTTGACGAAATGATGAGAGCGGAATTGGAATTATTACAAGCTGCCTTTGATAAAGACAGGGCTCATAAAGGCAAGAAGTCCAAGAAACCACAAAAAAAG gtACGACGTGgaggtaaaaaaaacaagaaaaagaaagaaaaagatTTAACTCCAGACAGAACAACAGAATCACTTTTCGAAGAATTGGTTTCTAATGGTATCATTCGTCCATATCCAATCGTGAGTATAGACGACTTTATTGGTGAGAAGAATTTCGTTGGCTGTGAATGGAGAAAGGAGGGACGAGAACCAAGTCCATCATTGGGTGATATACGACAGTTGGTGAAAGAATATTGCATACTACCTCTAGGTTCTGAGTATGTAAGGACTAATGCCCCAGTAGTTAGATCGGTACTGATTacag GACCTCCCGGAAGTGGAAAGAGAATGCTTATCAACGCAATATGCAGTGAAACAGGTGCTATGCTGTTTGATTTAACTCCAGCTAACATAGTTGGAAAATATCCAGGTAAAACTGGACTAATAATGTTGATTCATTTAGTCATGAAAGTATCAAGACTACTACAACCAGCTGTTATATGGATGGATGATGCCGAGAAGCCATTTGTTAAGAAAATACCGAAGACTGATAAAACTGACCCTAAAAGGCTAAAAAAggatttagttaaaattataaaag GAATCTACCCAGAAGACCGGGTGTTATTTGTGGGAACATCTCGAACACCATGGGATGCTGAGcaaaagttattatttcaatGCTACTCAAAAGTGGTGCAAATACCTCGTGCAGACTATGGAAGTATAGCCCTTATGTGGCGATCGATATTGCACCGAGCAGGTGCCTTATCACAAAGACTTGACGTGTCTTGTTTAGCAAGAGTCTCCGATTCATACACAATAG GTACATTGCTGGCGGCACTCGATGGAGTACTAACGACGAAACGAAGGCTCCAGCTACGAATAAGAGCGTTGACGGCTCAAGAAGTGGCCGTCCAGCTTAGTACTAAAGAGCCTGTATATGCTGAGACT GAGAGTGCAGCTGAAGCGTGGTGGTTAAAAACTCCGATGGAGAGGAGAAGATTAAAAATGCTGCAAAAACTACAAGAGCTGGAACAAGAGAACGAAGAGAAGGCTGCAGCCAtgaaataa